One genomic segment of Hevea brasiliensis isolate MT/VB/25A 57/8 chromosome 3, ASM3005281v1, whole genome shotgun sequence includes these proteins:
- the LOC110670540 gene encoding putative pentatricopeptide repeat-containing protein At3g13770, mitochondrial, protein MKLLYNHHSIFFSLFTRQLSLSSFPPLKPNLNSQCINGHLQESLLQMAFKGPEMIFDGYNTLLNDCVNRKAIREGQRVHAHMIKTCYLPPPYLRTRLIVLYTKCDCLGDARHVFEEMPERNVVSWTAMISGYSQRGFGFEALHLFVRMLRSGTEPNEFTFATVLTSCTGASGFELGRQIHSLIIKQNYEAHIFVGSSLLDMYAKAGKILEARGVFDGLPERDVVSCTAIISGYAQLGLDEEALELFRRLEKEGMSSNYVTYASVLTALSGLAALDHGKQVHNHVLRCELPFYVVLQNSLIDMYSKCGNLNYSRRIFDIMPERTVISWNAMLVGYSKHGMGREVVELFKLMREENRVKPDSVTFLAVLSGCSHGRLVDKGLEIFDEMVKGNNGIQAEIEHYGCVVDLLGRAGRVEEAFEFIKGMPFEPTAAIWGSLLGACRVHSNIDIGTFVGQRLVQIEPENAGNYVILSNLYASAGRWEDVRKVRELMMDKAVMKEPGRSWIELDQTLHTFHASDRSHPRREEVFWKVRELSIKFKEAGYVPDLSCVLYDVDEEQKEKILLAHSEKLAMAFGLIVASERVPIRVIKNLRICSDCHNFAKLISKFYGRDVSLRDKNRFHHIVGGICSCGDYW, encoded by the exons ATGAAATTGCTGTATAATCATCATTCCATATTCTTTAGCCTGTTTACCCGCCAACTCTCTCTCTCATCTTTCCCGCCATTGAAACCAAATTTAAACTCTCAATGCATCAATGGCCACCTTCAAGAGTCCTTACTACAAATGGCCTTTAAAGGTcctgaaatgatatttgatggctaCAACACGCTGTTGAATGACTGCGTGAACAGAAAGGCCATAAGAGAAGGCCAAAGGGTCCATGCCCACATGATCAAAACGTGTTATCTCCCACCTCCTTATCTCAGAACCAGATTGATTGTTCTTTATACTAAGTGTGACTGTTTGGGTGATGCAAGACATGTATTTGAAGAAATGCCTGAGAGGAATGTGGTTTCTTGGACTGCAATGATTTCAGGTTATTCTCAGAGAGGGTTTGGCTTTGAAGCGTTGCATCTTTTTGTGCGGATGTTGAGATCAG GTACAGAACCAAATGAATTCACTTTTGCTACTGTACTAACTTCTTGTACAGGTGCTTCTGGGTTTGAGCTGGGAAGGCAAATTCATTCTCTCATAATCAAGCAAAATTATGAAGCCCATATATTTGTTGGAAGCTCACTTCTTGACATGTATGCAAAAGCTGGCAAAATCCTTGAAGCTCGAGGGGTTTTTGACGGGTTGCCTGAAAGGGATGTTGTTTCTTGTACTGCAATAATCTCAGGATATGCCCAACTAGGTCTTGATGAAGAGGCATTAGAACTATTCCGGAGGTTGGAAAAGGAAGGAATGAGCTCAAATTATGTTACTTATGCTAGTGTGTTGACTGCATTATCTGGGCTTGCTGCACTAGATCATGGTAAACAAGTTCACAACCATGTTCTTAGATGTGAATTGCCCTTTTATGTAGTTCTTCAGAATTCTCTGATTGATATGTACTCAAAATGTGGAAACCTTAATTACTCGAGAAGGATCTTTGATATTATGCCTGAGCGAACTGTTATCTCATGGAATGCAATGCTTGTGGGGTATAGTAAACATGGAATGGGCAGAGAGGTGGTTGAGCTCTtcaaattgatgagagaagaaaatagagttaaACCTGACAGTGTAACTTTTTTGGCTGTTCTATCTGGCTGCAGCCATGGAAGATTGGTAGATAAAGGACTAGAAATATTTGATGAAATGGTGAAAGGGAATAATGGGATTCAGGCAGAGATAGAGCATTATGGGTGTGTTGTTGACTTGCTTGGGCGTGCTGGCCGAGTGGAAGAGGCTTTTGAATTTATCAAAGGGATGCCTTTTGAACCAACTGCAGCCATTTGGGGTTCACTTTTAGGTGCTTGTAGAGTTCACTCGAATATAGACATTGGCACATTTGTAGGTCAACGACTTGTACAAATAGAGCCTGAGAATGCAGGAAATTATGtcattctttctaatttatatgCTTCTGCAGGGAGATGGGAAGATGTGAGAAAAGTAAGGGAATTAATGATGGACAAGGCTGTGATGAAGGAGCCAGGAAGAAGCTGGATTGAACTTGACCAAACCCTGCATACTTTTCACGCAAGTGATCGCTCCCACCCAAGGAGGGAAGAGGTATTTTGGAAGGTGAGGGAATTATCAATCAAGTTCAAGGAAGCTGGCTATGTCCCTGATTTGAGTTGTGTTTTATATGATGTGGATGAGGAGCAAAAGGAGAAAATACTTCTAGCCCATAGTGAAAAACTGGCTATGGCATTTGGACTCATTGTTGCTTCAGAGAGAGTCCCAATACGTGTGATAAAAAACCTCCGGATCTGTAGTGATTGTCACAATTTTGCTAAGCTTATTTCAAAGTTTTACGGAAGAGATGTGTCTCTAAGGGATAAAAACCGGTTCCATCATATTGTTGGGGGAATCTGTTCTTGCGGTGACTACTGGTGA